One region of Osmia lignaria lignaria isolate PbOS001 chromosome 7, iyOsmLign1, whole genome shotgun sequence genomic DNA includes:
- the LOC117609759 gene encoding uncharacterized protein LOC117609759 isoform X1, with protein sequence MTEKSGCGELQQLVQEEECEEPLSQGGEATPPSTPAKCYHPNKNDTHSSHVSQQVLWEPNVQTSPMVSKGSSGQATSQGSMISGRAVNLSNHGNQSRLIFMNEKEKQKPSRPELSKLNRQHKATLSSQMYSHYYYSLTPCKHHCFLSEVPDVRHMEQALLQLLEDFHSGNLRAFGKDCSMEQMTEIREQQERLARLHFELVQRQDIGGEQSGLRHSSANMHHLLHRLQQLSVCIEKLHRVGKLLREKSQIVEENRITKVSKSHIYTYGYPPPPHRWQS encoded by the exons atgactGAAAAGTCTGGGTGTGGCGAATTACAACAACTAGTACAGGAAGAAGAATGTGAGGAACCATTAAGTCAAGGTGGAGAAGCTACTCCGCCTTCTACTCCAGCAAAATGTTATCatccaaataaaaatgatactcATAGTTCTCACGTATCG CAACAAGTATTATGGGAACCTAATGTACAAACATCGCCTATGGTTAGTAAAGGAAGTTCTGGTCAAGCAACAAGTCAAGGATCTATGATTTCTGGCCGTGCTGTGAACCTCTCAAATCATGGAAATCAATCACGTTTAATTTTcatgaatgaaaaagaaaaacaaaaaccaAGTCGACCAGAGCTATCAAAACTGAATCGTCAACACAAAG CTACTCTGTCATCACAGATGTATagtcactattattatt CCTTGACGCCATGCAAACATCATTGCTTTTTGTCAGAGGTTCCTGATGTCCGCCACATGGAACAAGCTTTATTACAACTGTTGGAAGATTTTCATAGTGGCAATTTACGAGCATTTG gAAAAGATTGTAGTATGGAACAGATGACAGAAATacgagaacaacaagaacgacTGGCTAGGCTTCACTTTGAATTAGTACAGAGACAAGATATTGGAGGGGAACAGTCAGGTCTTCGACATTCAAGTGCTAATATGCATCATTTGTTGCATCGCCTTCAACAACTCAGTGTTTGTATTGAAAAATTACATA GGGTCGGCAAACTTTTGAGAGAGAAGAGCCAAATTGTCGAGGAAAACAGGATAACGAAGGTATCAAAGAgccatatatatacatatggataccccccccccccccaccggTGGCAGTCATAA
- the LOC117609759 gene encoding uncharacterized protein LOC117609759 isoform X3 produces MTEKSGCGELQQLVQEEECEEPLSQGGEATPPSTPAKCYHPNKNDTHSSHVSQQVLWEPNVQTSPMVSKGSSGQATSQGSMISGRAVNLSNHGNQSRLIFMNEKEKQKPSRPELSKLNRQHKALTPCKHHCFLSEVPDVRHMEQALLQLLEDFHSGNLRAFGKDCSMEQMTEIREQQERLARLHFELVQRQDIGGEQSGLRHSSANMHHLLHRLQQLSVCIEKLHRVGKLLREKSQIVEENRITKVSKSHIYTYGYPPPPHRWQS; encoded by the exons atgactGAAAAGTCTGGGTGTGGCGAATTACAACAACTAGTACAGGAAGAAGAATGTGAGGAACCATTAAGTCAAGGTGGAGAAGCTACTCCGCCTTCTACTCCAGCAAAATGTTATCatccaaataaaaatgatactcATAGTTCTCACGTATCG CAACAAGTATTATGGGAACCTAATGTACAAACATCGCCTATGGTTAGTAAAGGAAGTTCTGGTCAAGCAACAAGTCAAGGATCTATGATTTCTGGCCGTGCTGTGAACCTCTCAAATCATGGAAATCAATCACGTTTAATTTTcatgaatgaaaaagaaaaacaaaaaccaAGTCGACCAGAGCTATCAAAACTGAATCGTCAACACAAAG CCTTGACGCCATGCAAACATCATTGCTTTTTGTCAGAGGTTCCTGATGTCCGCCACATGGAACAAGCTTTATTACAACTGTTGGAAGATTTTCATAGTGGCAATTTACGAGCATTTG gAAAAGATTGTAGTATGGAACAGATGACAGAAATacgagaacaacaagaacgacTGGCTAGGCTTCACTTTGAATTAGTACAGAGACAAGATATTGGAGGGGAACAGTCAGGTCTTCGACATTCAAGTGCTAATATGCATCATTTGTTGCATCGCCTTCAACAACTCAGTGTTTGTATTGAAAAATTACATA GGGTCGGCAAACTTTTGAGAGAGAAGAGCCAAATTGTCGAGGAAAACAGGATAACGAAGGTATCAAAGAgccatatatatacatatggataccccccccccccccaccggTGGCAGTCATAA
- the LOC117609759 gene encoding uncharacterized protein LOC117609759 isoform X4 produces the protein MTEKSGCGELQQLVQEEECEEPLSQGGEATPPSTPAKCYHPNKNDTHSSHVSQQVLWEPNVQTSPMVSKGSSGQATSQGSMISGRAVNLSNHGNQSRLIFMNEKEKQKPSRPELSKLNRQHKEVPDVRHMEQALLQLLEDFHSGNLRAFGKDCSMEQMTEIREQQERLARLHFELVQRQDIGGEQSGLRHSSANMHHLLHRLQQLSVCIEKLHRVGKLLREKSQIVEENRITKVSKSHIYTYGYPPPPHRWQS, from the exons atgactGAAAAGTCTGGGTGTGGCGAATTACAACAACTAGTACAGGAAGAAGAATGTGAGGAACCATTAAGTCAAGGTGGAGAAGCTACTCCGCCTTCTACTCCAGCAAAATGTTATCatccaaataaaaatgatactcATAGTTCTCACGTATCG CAACAAGTATTATGGGAACCTAATGTACAAACATCGCCTATGGTTAGTAAAGGAAGTTCTGGTCAAGCAACAAGTCAAGGATCTATGATTTCTGGCCGTGCTGTGAACCTCTCAAATCATGGAAATCAATCACGTTTAATTTTcatgaatgaaaaagaaaaacaaaaaccaAGTCGACCAGAGCTATCAAAACTGAATCGTCAACACAAAG AGGTTCCTGATGTCCGCCACATGGAACAAGCTTTATTACAACTGTTGGAAGATTTTCATAGTGGCAATTTACGAGCATTTG gAAAAGATTGTAGTATGGAACAGATGACAGAAATacgagaacaacaagaacgacTGGCTAGGCTTCACTTTGAATTAGTACAGAGACAAGATATTGGAGGGGAACAGTCAGGTCTTCGACATTCAAGTGCTAATATGCATCATTTGTTGCATCGCCTTCAACAACTCAGTGTTTGTATTGAAAAATTACATA GGGTCGGCAAACTTTTGAGAGAGAAGAGCCAAATTGTCGAGGAAAACAGGATAACGAAGGTATCAAAGAgccatatatatacatatggataccccccccccccccaccggTGGCAGTCATAA
- the LOC117609759 gene encoding uncharacterized protein LOC117609759 isoform X5, with the protein MTEKSGCGELQQLVQEEECEEPLSQGGEATPPSTPAKCYHPNKNDTHSSHVSQQVLWEPNVQTSPMVSKGSSGQATSQGSMISGRAVNLSNHGNQSRLIFMNEKEKQKPSRPELSKLNRQHKATLSSQMYSHYYYSLTPCKHHCFLSEVPDVRHMEQALLQLLEDFHSGNLRAFGKDCSMEQMTEIREQQERLARLHFELVQRQDIGGEQSGLRHSSANMHHLLHRLQQLSVCIEKLHMQGSANF; encoded by the exons atgactGAAAAGTCTGGGTGTGGCGAATTACAACAACTAGTACAGGAAGAAGAATGTGAGGAACCATTAAGTCAAGGTGGAGAAGCTACTCCGCCTTCTACTCCAGCAAAATGTTATCatccaaataaaaatgatactcATAGTTCTCACGTATCG CAACAAGTATTATGGGAACCTAATGTACAAACATCGCCTATGGTTAGTAAAGGAAGTTCTGGTCAAGCAACAAGTCAAGGATCTATGATTTCTGGCCGTGCTGTGAACCTCTCAAATCATGGAAATCAATCACGTTTAATTTTcatgaatgaaaaagaaaaacaaaaaccaAGTCGACCAGAGCTATCAAAACTGAATCGTCAACACAAAG CTACTCTGTCATCACAGATGTATagtcactattattatt CCTTGACGCCATGCAAACATCATTGCTTTTTGTCAGAGGTTCCTGATGTCCGCCACATGGAACAAGCTTTATTACAACTGTTGGAAGATTTTCATAGTGGCAATTTACGAGCATTTG gAAAAGATTGTAGTATGGAACAGATGACAGAAATacgagaacaacaagaacgacTGGCTAGGCTTCACTTTGAATTAGTACAGAGACAAGATATTGGAGGGGAACAGTCAGGTCTTCGACATTCAAGTGCTAATATGCATCATTTGTTGCATCGCCTTCAACAACTCAGTGTTTGTATTGAAAAATTACATA tgcaGGGGTCGGCAAACTTTTGA
- the LOC117609759 gene encoding uncharacterized protein LOC117609759 isoform X6 has protein sequence MTEKSGCGELQQLVQEEECEEPLSQGGEATPPSTPAKCYHPNKNDTHSSHVSQQVLWEPNVQTSPMVSKGSSGQATSQGSMISGRAVNLSNHGNQSRLIFMNEKEKQKPSRPELSKLNRQHKALTPCKHHCFLSEVPDVRHMEQALLQLLEDFHSGNLRAFGKDCSMEQMTEIREQQERLARLHFELVQRQDIGGEQSGLRHSSANMHHLLHRLQQLSVCIEKLHSK, from the exons atgactGAAAAGTCTGGGTGTGGCGAATTACAACAACTAGTACAGGAAGAAGAATGTGAGGAACCATTAAGTCAAGGTGGAGAAGCTACTCCGCCTTCTACTCCAGCAAAATGTTATCatccaaataaaaatgatactcATAGTTCTCACGTATCG CAACAAGTATTATGGGAACCTAATGTACAAACATCGCCTATGGTTAGTAAAGGAAGTTCTGGTCAAGCAACAAGTCAAGGATCTATGATTTCTGGCCGTGCTGTGAACCTCTCAAATCATGGAAATCAATCACGTTTAATTTTcatgaatgaaaaagaaaaacaaaaaccaAGTCGACCAGAGCTATCAAAACTGAATCGTCAACACAAAG CCTTGACGCCATGCAAACATCATTGCTTTTTGTCAGAGGTTCCTGATGTCCGCCACATGGAACAAGCTTTATTACAACTGTTGGAAGATTTTCATAGTGGCAATTTACGAGCATTTG gAAAAGATTGTAGTATGGAACAGATGACAGAAATacgagaacaacaagaacgacTGGCTAGGCTTCACTTTGAATTAGTACAGAGACAAGATATTGGAGGGGAACAGTCAGGTCTTCGACATTCAAGTGCTAATATGCATCATTTGTTGCATCGCCTTCAACAACTCAGTGTTTGTATTGAAAAATTACATAGTAAGTGA
- the LOC117609759 gene encoding uncharacterized protein LOC117609759 isoform X2, whose protein sequence is MTEKSGCGELQQLVQEEECEEPLSQGGEATPPSTPAKCYHPNKNDTHSSHVSQQVLWEPNVQTSPMVSKGSSGQATSQGSMISGRAVNLSNHGNQSRLIFMNEKEKQKPSRPELSKLNRQHKATLSSQMYSHYYYSLTPCKHHCFLSEVPDVRHMEQALLQLLEDFHSGNLRAFGKDCSMEQMTEIREQQERLARLHFELVQRQDIGGEQSGLRHSSANMHHLLHRLQQLSVCIEKLHNERTLCSDYNMPLLPMGRHYWSTRYPKASTRYC, encoded by the exons atgactGAAAAGTCTGGGTGTGGCGAATTACAACAACTAGTACAGGAAGAAGAATGTGAGGAACCATTAAGTCAAGGTGGAGAAGCTACTCCGCCTTCTACTCCAGCAAAATGTTATCatccaaataaaaatgatactcATAGTTCTCACGTATCG CAACAAGTATTATGGGAACCTAATGTACAAACATCGCCTATGGTTAGTAAAGGAAGTTCTGGTCAAGCAACAAGTCAAGGATCTATGATTTCTGGCCGTGCTGTGAACCTCTCAAATCATGGAAATCAATCACGTTTAATTTTcatgaatgaaaaagaaaaacaaaaaccaAGTCGACCAGAGCTATCAAAACTGAATCGTCAACACAAAG CTACTCTGTCATCACAGATGTATagtcactattattatt CCTTGACGCCATGCAAACATCATTGCTTTTTGTCAGAGGTTCCTGATGTCCGCCACATGGAACAAGCTTTATTACAACTGTTGGAAGATTTTCATAGTGGCAATTTACGAGCATTTG gAAAAGATTGTAGTATGGAACAGATGACAGAAATacgagaacaacaagaacgacTGGCTAGGCTTCACTTTGAATTAGTACAGAGACAAGATATTGGAGGGGAACAGTCAGGTCTTCGACATTCAAGTGCTAATATGCATCATTTGTTGCATCGCCTTCAACAACTCAGTGTTTGTATTGAAAAATTACATA acgaacggacactatgcaGTGACTACAACATGCCTTTGTTACCGATGGGGCGTCATTATTGGAGTACCCGGTATCCCAAGGCatcgacgagatactgttaa